TATGCATCCTATATGActtgtgtatgtgagtgtgtgcatacGTTATGTGTTTGACTGAGTCTGTCACTCAGTGTTGTTGACACTGTAGGGTGGTGGAGGGTCCAGACTGTGATCAGAAGAGGGAGTTAAGGTTCCTGGGAGTCCAGAGGAGGGAGTCGGAGAGGCTGGAGGATCTTCTGAGTCAGAATTCTCCAGCGAGAAGTCATCAACCAACGCTCTGCGTCCACGCAATGCCAGGGGCAATGGAACACGCCTGGATAAGATAGATACAGTTACTCTGCTGTCCTATGTCCTGCTGTGAGTCAAATGAGCACAATATGAAATAAACACCCCACTTtggacagtgtttttcttttctttttttctttttttttttttttagaaaactgCTTTCAAACTGCTATTTTGTTTCTGAAAATGCAGTCTAccaactttattttcataattctTTCACCATTCTCCAGTATCTTTAATACGGCCATAAACAAATGCTTCTGAAATGATTTAATACGTTTATCTATGAATTATGTTTTAAGTTATCCTGTGTAGAGGACTATGTACCAGTATGTTTATTGCCTTAGCACTTTGACTTTACTCtaagttttaattaaattaaacaagatGTCAATCTGTGAACTTTAGAGTTGCTCGATTTTGTTACCTTTGGACTGGACCAGGCTGTTACTGCTATGCTAAGTTAACCAGCCTTTGTTTGTGGCTTcatatttacagtacagtacagacaGAGTGGTATCAACCTGAAACATGACTGTAACCAAGACAGACAAATTAGCATATTTcccaaaacatacaaaaagttaaataataacagattaacacacaacacataatgttacaaaaaaataaaaataaacagaaaaaaacacacatgatgaCCTACTTATCTGGTCTCCATTCAGGGATGCTGAGTGTTGGTGTGACgcagacagatggacagtgaGTCAAAGTTAGATGGACATAAACGGATACAACAAaagaacaaagcaaaacaaaccatATCATGTTAATGAGgagttaaaaaaagggaaaataaaaaaacacaaatgatgtcaaacacaaatgtacatgcacacactaacaaacacacacacacacacatatggttACCTGAGCTGGTTGCGCAGGGAGCTGATCTCTCGCATCATGGTCTGACTGTTGTCAGTGAtctcctccagctctctctgCAGCTTCCTCTTCTGGGCATTGGAACGCGAATTCTCCTCTTCCACTTCCTCCAGCTGCCTCTTCAGTTGCTTCAGTCGAACCATCGACTTATCCAGCTGGAGAGGAggggacagagaagagagatggggagaggtggaggagaagaggtgCAATAAGTGtgttgcagaaaaaaaaaaagaaacacaagaagGCAGAAAAGTCAAAGTGTATACAAAGGGAGATTAGTCTGGGAACAGGACTGATGGGGATCAGGAATCAGATTAAATCTGGCAGACAATCACAGATGAGGTTTTGGAAGGAAAGTCACTGTCTCGCTCTGGTTGAgggatttattttttcagaCCTGAATATGCTCTACCTTCCCTATAATACACAGATGCCAGAGCAGGATTAGGATTAAGTTGGATTCAGTTGGATGAGTCACTCATTTAGGATGATTTTTTTCAGCACTCTCTGTGCCCTGGGGCACAATTACAGCGGAGACAGTTGCTGATGTAGCCCCTATTAAATGGTTAGTTCATGCTTATACTGCATAAGTGCTATACATCAGCTCACTTTAGGCTGATGTCCAGTTAATGTTAATTTTCTTACCTGTTCTCTGTACTGGTCTGCATGTCTCCTCTCGTCCTCTGCCTGCATCATCACCTCTTTcagtttcttctctgtttttcgTACCAGTTTGTTGGCAATGGCTCGTTCCCTTAAAGATGCAAAGAGCCACAATAAGCAACCTGTTGCATCGAGCAATTATTACAATACAACTGCAATAAAACAATTGTCAGTTCTTTTGACAGCTCCtactaataaatgaaaaaaaatctgctttacAGTTTATTGTGGAAACATATTCCATGTCTCTGTCATTATCATGAAACCAATTTATATTTATGGTTATTGTGGGGTTTGAATGGGAAGTCCTTTTTATCACCTATACAGTGATAAAAAGGACATGGGACTTGGGCTCACTCTACataatattttatctttatGTATTTGTGAGGATGCAGGGAGGTAATAAGTATTAACTGTCAAATTGACTTGGtacattcattcagtcatgtAATTCAACATAAAGAAAACCATTATGTGTAAAATGATGTATCAAAATTATTccttattttttcttcattgcactttttatttactgtatgttttaaaatttaaaatatccCTCTGTGTAGTTTGTAtgtttctctcactgtctctcctgCTCCAGTTGCTCCTCCATTGACTCGATCTTGGCCTCCAAGGCGGCGACACTGAGCCTGTGTTTGCCCCTCActgctccctccatctctcccagCCGCGCCTTCAGCTCCTTGTTCTGCTTCTCCAGGTGGTCCCGAGCTGCCTCCGCCTTTTGCGCCAAAGTCCTCTCCCCCTGCAGCTGCACGGTCAGCGTCTCCACCTGGAGCCAGATGAGAAAGGAACGATGACGTGTGATTGCGTGGGTGTATGTGAAtacagaggaaacagagaatggtgacactctgtgtgtgtgataagtGTGAGTGTAGTTTTATCCACAGCACCTGTAGAGTCATCTTCCTTTGTCTCTCTGCCAGCAGTTCAGAGTtcgtctgctcctcctccagctcctcttcCAGCTGACTGACTCGAGCGTCTAACCTCCGCTTCTCTTCACTCATTGCAGTTCTGACCAAACATACAATTCTAGTTACAGCAACTCGAGCACCAACAcactaaatgacacaaaatatCAGCAGTAGAGAGATACTAACTTTCCAGTACTGCTGTTGACCATCTCGTCAGCCAACTCGTCTCTTTCCTGCTGAGCCTGCCTCTTCTGTCTCTCCGATACTGCCAGCTCCTACACAGAATAATTGATGCAGACAGCAACATGTGTTTAATAAACAAATCTAACAATACTGTATTATGACATGATGTCTCTATTGACATGGCCCAgcatggcacacacacacgcatgtgcgTACACACACCTCTGTGAGTTGAAGGACTTCTGCCTCCAGAGACTGGATTTTCTTATCGCTGTCTTTGGATTGGGAGACCACCTCCTCCCGAGTTAACTTGGACTCATCGAGCTCGCGAAGAACTTCCTTCATTTGACCCTGTGatacattaaatgttaaaaatgttatatatgttgaatattaaaaaagatGCCACACTGACgagtagaaaaaataaatgcttaTTTGTTTTACCTGCAGCCTTCGTAGCTGCTTCATAGCCTCCTCTTTGCCACGGCTGGACGTGTCCACCTGGGCCTGGGcttcctccagctctgcctccaGCTGCTTCCTGGAGGACACAGCCTGAGACCGCtgactcttctcctcctccagctggatCTCCAACTCCCTCACCTAATATACAATGAAGGACAAACATTTTTGAAGTAATTTGGAgaaaggagcagcagcagcatcttctATATTTTGCTTTCTCTTTCCCCTCTCGACCTGTTTGCTGAGtgccctcctcttctcctctcccttcTCCTCGCTGTTGCCGATCTCCCTCTCAAACTGGGCTTTGAGTGCCTGTAGGGTGACCTCCAGCCTCAGCCTGGAGTTCTCTGCCTCCCCCAGTTCCTCATCAAGCTCCTGTGTCTGAACTCTCAGGCTCTGCACCTCTGTTTCCAATGACCGCCGAGTCCGCTCCAACTCATGAACCTAGTCCAAAAAAAGATAAGAGTGGGTAAATACCTGAGGACGGTgacataaaataatcaaataaaacgGAGTCCCAAAAGGAAAATACTTACATTCTTGCCGACATCATCCTGCTGGTTCACAAGTTGCTCCATTTCTGCACGTAGTTGTTTGTTTGCCCTCTCTAGCTCTTCCTTCTGATCCTGGACCTCCTacatacagaaacacagaagaTTTATCTCCGCAATCACAGACACATAACACACTTTCTTCTATCTCTTGAATAGTTTACCTGCAGGGCCCGGGACAGCGCCAGATGTCTTGTCTCCTTCTCTCGGTTGTCAGCTTCTGCTCTGTCCTTCTCTTCTGCCAGCCGAGCACTCACTGACTTCTCCTCTGCCAAACACTGAAGGACAAAGTGAAGGAGGTAAAGTTAGAGGTCAAAGAGAAACATTTCAAGAATATCAACTCAGTTAGATTTttgcagcaaacaaacaagtttCTAACCTGGTCAAACTTCTTCTGCCTCTTCTCCAGGGCCATGCAGTTCTGCCTCTCCCTCTGCAAGGCCAGTGTCATGTCCTCTATTTCCTCCCTCAGACGTTCCCTCTGCCTCTCCACTcgctccttctcttcctctttctgttgCTCCCTCTGGATGGCACTGTCCAGTTCTCTCTGAAGTTTCCTGCGCATCTCTTCACCAGCTTCCACTGCGGTGGTCACCTCCTCCGACTGCTTACGAACCTCAGACAGCTGCAAAAGGGAGCAGAGTGGATTGAtatttgtgtgtacacacctactgtatgtgttttatgtgtttttgtgatttagCATGGGTCATTTTAATCTTTCACTTTTGTGGACATTGCTCTAGAGCAACAGTTCCACAGTTAAACAAGATCTGTGGGTCTCTCTGATTTACCTGCTGGGTGTGAGTTTGGATCTGTCGGGCCAACTCTTTggctctttcctcctcctcctcaagtCTCTCCATCAGTccattcttctcctcctccagtgcTCGCACCCTGGTGGCCAGGGCCATCTTCTGACGAGTTTCAtcctgcagcagctcctgagagagagagagagaaaaaacatgtgTGAAAGTCAGTGTATGAGTCATGTATGAGGATGTCCTTAACTCAACAAGACATATTCCTGATGCCTGTTTTCCTTTCAGTTTTTTACCTTTGTATCATGCAGCTGATTCTCCAGGCTGTTGACCTCTTTCGAGAGACGAAGAGATTTGGTGTCAATGGAGGACAAATTGCCAGTGAGAGACTCAATCTCAcactgaaagagaaagaaaaaaatcatgtaTCAACGGAAAAAAAGAGTGACTCCTTCACAGCAATACAGAAATCTAAACCTATCGATAAGTTATGGTTCAAAATCAGCTCCTTTGTATTCTTTTGCACCTGCAGCTTGTGCATTcgttcctctctctcctccttctctctgtcagCTTGTGTCAGACGGGCGCCAAGCTCCTGCAGCTGACCCTCAGCCCTCTTGCGACCTCGCTCGCTCTCTGTGCGGCCCGTTTGAAGACTCTTGAGCTCAGCAGTCAAATTCtgcgtctcctcctccatcagtgCCTTTGACTTCTCCAGAGACTGACGTGCCTgaaagacaacagcaacaacacaaggTGAGTCAGTGTTAATGCATGTACTGTAAGTGTTTCTGGGCACAAGTGTGTGATTCTCCTACCCTCTTGCTGTTGTCAAGCTGCTCCTGGAGGTTGTCTATGGCAGCACTGTGTTTGATTCTGAGCTCTGACAGCTGGGCCTCATGGCGGCGAGTCTCCTCTTCAACACGTCGCTGGAGATCACCTAACTCTGTCTCTCGACGAGACCTATAGAGATTTAAGAGGAGTAAGTCtgaccattttttttcctttttcagacTTGATCTGACAACAAACGCAAAATATGaccatttgaatttgaatttttgaCATTTATCATTTACCTTAGCTCCTGCTGGGCAGCTGTGGTGTCTAAAGTGTCTTCCAACTCAGTTCGTAAAGCCTCCAACTCCTCCCCCAGGTCACGTCTCTGCTTCTCCGCCCTTTCCCTCATCCCTCGCTCGTTGTCCACTTCCTCCTTTAGCTCAGACACCTGGGACATGGCCTCCCTCAGTGATCTCTGAGCTTCAGCACGATGAGCACCCTCTTCCTCCAACCTGACAGAAGCACAGATTGAGAAAAGAAATCAGATAGTGTTAGGGGAAATCTTAAAAAAACTGCAATTTTGTATGTTATTATGTCTAGTTTAGGTCCTTCTGTATCTCACCTGGCCTGTAAGGTGgtgatttctttttccttctgaGACAGACTGCCCCGTAGCTCAGCAGTCAGCATGCCAAGGTCTGACAGCTGCTCCTGGGTGTCAACCGACTCGGTCTCCATTCTCCTCTTCCACTTCTCCTGCTCCAAGCGACCCTGCTCTTCGCGCTTTAGACGTTCTGCACACAGTGATGAAGTGACTTACGATCAGATCACAGCCTTTCAAGTTAGATATAGTTACAGGAATTCAAATGATAAATACACAATATGACATATTACTTGCTttctatatttcatatttcactcTTACTTGCGTGCTGCAAGATAATATACATAAAACCTGGCAGGGTGATCTTGCACCTCAAAAAGACAACAGAGAAGACGCAATTACTTATAGCTTAAAGAGTGTAGATATAGGCAACTggactcaagcaagtccagttgcctataTCTACACTCCTGAAGATAtagtgacttaaatgactgacAACCTTCACAAACAGTTAGTTGTAGATTTACCACTAGCCTGACATTGGGACAGTTACCCTCTAAGTCAGCAATGACAgcatcctgtttgtttttgagctTGTTCAGACTTTTggttttctcctcttcctcagttaGCTGGTCGGTGACCTCACTCAGACGCTCCTCCAACTGTTTCTTCTCCTGCTCAAaaagatattatatatatggaGTTAAGAAACAGAAAAATTAATATGTTATCAGAGACTGTTGTGATAAAGCAATGTTCAGTCCACCTTGCTGAATCGGTCTCTATGCTCCACTGCAGTCAGCAGGTCGGTTTCCAGACTCTTCACTTTAGTCTCCAGGGTAACTTTCtccagcaggaggcgctgtCGGGcactttcttcctcctctaACTGCTCCTCCAGGTCCTGAGTGATGTAATTAGCATATCAGGACAGGGGCAGACTATGACAGCAAAATATTGTCACTTCATTGTTGTATAAATAGGCAACttatgcataaaataaaatattcatacaGACCTGAACATTCTGctgcatcttcttcttctcattggTTAGCTGCAcacccctctcctcctcctcttccaatCGAGCCTCTAGCTCACCTAGCACTTCCTCCAGTTCCTGTTTCCGATTGGCCAGCTTGGCTCTCATGTCCTCCGCCTCTGCAAACAGCTCTGCCTCTGCCTGCAGCTGGTCAGCCAGCACTGTCTTCTCCTCAATCAGCTAGAACATGACggaaagaggaggcagaggagtgaTAAGTTATCAGCTGTTTCACAGCAAAGTCAGAGCAAATGGAATTCAGTGTTGATGGAACATGGACGGAGATCCCTCAGAACAAAATGGAAGCTGGTTTACCTGAGCATATTTCTTATCCAGCTCGGTGTAGTCCTGCTCCACTCGGGTTAGCGTGTCCTTCGCCTTCAGGATTTCAGCTTCCCTTACCTGGATCTCCTCATCCTGCCGGGTCACCTGCAGCAGGGGCTTCACCTGGATGAACCACAACAAGCATTAAACAGAGATTGATGTAAAACATTCACCATTACATTCACATTCATGGTTTCATTTCATGAAGTGGGGTACTGTAATTTTTCATTCCCATTGCcatgtttatttcaaacatatgGTTTCATATTACATGTTTCTAAAACCAAATACTTCAGCTATCAGTTTTGTCCAATGTTAGCTGGGGTCTGCATCTGTCATTCTATATTACTTATAacattatttctatatttttactGTCAATCATACAATCATTAAACTCTGATTAAACTAACTAAGATAATAAAATAGAGCAATAAAATCAACAGTGTTGGAGATATGTGCAATGtaaatttcatttatatttccTGTATATGTCGACGGTACCTTAGTAAACAGACGCCACCACTGCCAGTTCCTGAGTTTGAGGTAAGCAGCACAGTTCCTCTGCATCACTCTCAGAgcactcagctgctgctgcttcttcaaaAAGGCTCTGAGAAGTAAAACAATAATCACAAGAAcacaacaaaatcaataaaaaacatttgtagGTAGCCTGGAATaaagtctgtctgtcactggggacaacaacaaatgtgtttttaatgcttaTTTTTACTGCTGCATTATGTAGTACAATTATAGTTTTTAACTATAATAATCAAGGTAATAAATCACCTAAATCAATTaatattacagtttttaaaaGACCTCAGACTTGTTAGGCTTCACTGTAAAAAGtacaactttattatttatgcCATTTGCGGGTTTCCATAAGCTGTGCCAAAGACCTGTCTATGCTGCTACAGTTCCTGAGTCACTGATAGAAGctgataaataattaaatattaatgctCCTTGAAGAGTGAAACACTAACTCTACATGAACCGCATTAAGCAAGCGCTTGTGCAAGAGAAACCCCAACAATGTTTGCCTTCTCTTCTCCCTGAGTGATGTTAACTGGCTCAGGACATAAGTTGTTTctaaaagacttttttttcatatttgttcaataaccatcaataaataaaagtgtctggaaaaaggaaaaacatccaTTGTAGTGGGAAAGGTTGTTGTAAGACAACACAATGATTGAAGCCAAGAGGAGGCGCTGTGAGAACGGTTTTGTTGATACGGACTACATCATATCTTAATCACCTGTAAGAAAACACTCAACTTTATCATATCATCACAGGTAGGCAGGTTAGCTAGTGACAGTGAGAGCCAGACACTTGACACTGgacatttgatattttttttttcccagagaaCTTTATTGATGGCCTGAGGAGGATTTCAACAAGAACAGAGttgttttcagcagcagtgctgttgtGCCGTGTTAATGAGGATGCCACAAGAGAGCAGCCCATATTTGTTCAAGTCAAAATAATTTCATTATCGACTGTTCATTATGTATCTCAATTTGCAAATGAGGGCACTCACTTGTGCAAGTTATGAGTGACAATCATTAGTGatattaataatttaaacttGTAGCAGTGTTGCTCAATAATCTTTGAAACTGTGTTGTGAAAATGTAGGGCAAAtacaaaaaagtataaaaaataataatagtttcgAAACCAATTATGGACTACAACTATAACATTatcaacacaacaaaagcacttaacTGCTGAAAAAAGAATCAATACGTATATCATGTAAAATACCTCACAGGAGCTTACACACCAAAGAAACATACCTCTAATGatctgttaatatttattttgtggtaCACTCTTACTTGCGTGCTAGGTAGCCTCTGGAAGTGCTCTGGAAGCGTATGATGGTGTCAGTGATCTttaggtctctctcctcctcaagGTGACCCAGGACTCCAGCTCTGAAGAATACTTTACTCTGACCAACTCTGTATAGGTTGTGGTCCAGCTCCAGAGCCCTGATCTGAACAAGGACACAGATGGTCAGCACACAGTGCATCTACCACTATGCTGTCTGATAAGAGCTACCAAAAAATGACTTACCATGAGTTCGGATGCCTGTTTGCCATCCATGAAGGTGCGAGGAATAGCATTAGGAGTCAGGATCTCATATCTGAAAGACAAGTGTGATTCTGTAAGTAATTGAGACTGAGGATGTGTAAAACAGGTCATTTACAGGTGCCAGAGAAAGTGCTTAAAGAAAACAagtagtgtgtgagagagagaacggCAGGCACAGATGGTTATGAAAGGCACTGTACTAGTAGTAAAGGTAGAATTACATCCTCGTCATTGCATACCACCACTTAACAACTGAGTTGCACTTTATATACacattcactgtgtttctttaattttgcCTATTTATGGAAATGTTTCCTCAGAGTTGAAGGTCTAATGGTAGAGGATGTTCTTTGTTGTAGAGATTGTGAAAACCCTAGAGGCATATATGTGATTTGTGATATAGGGatgtatgtaaataaaagtgactgTTACTTAACTTTGTTAAGCTTATTAGTTTTTACGGTGAAATCCCATGTACATGTTCACATACATAATAAAACTGATAGCAAGACAGTATGGAGCTAATTCTATAACACGGATGTCTTCAGAAGATCTAAATTTCAAGATGGAAACCAAGATTATATTCAGCAAGTCAGTCTCTgatgcatgcacacatgtgcacataccTCTGCCTGAACTCCTGGAATGGGATGCGGTTAGGGAAGCCTTGTCTGCAGATACGAATCCCCTCCAGAACACCATTACATCTAAGCTGGTCCAAAACCAAATTGGGAGACAGTTTACCAGCCTGGGAGAGaagggaaaaacagaaacatttagaCATTCTTGTAGTTTACAGGTTTCTATCCATTCTCCCTCTTATCCAGCTCCACAGTCTCACCTTCTTCTCATGGTTGGGGATGATGCAGCGGAGGAAGTTGGGGTTGGTGTTCCTCAGAGTAGCCATCAGCTTGGTGAGAGACTCCTTGTAAAGCTGACTAACTGTCCTAAACATTCCCTTCTTGGTCTTTAGTCCTCCACCTCCGAATGTGACCGGCCCACTGCTCTCCCCTGTCGACACCTGGTCCATACCCACAATCCTGTCCACTggataaatgaaaacacatagAGTTATGAT
The sequence above is a segment of the Solea solea chromosome 13, fSolSol10.1, whole genome shotgun sequence genome. Coding sequences within it:
- the myh14 gene encoding myosin-10 isoform X5; translation: MSRPTGGGVNDITRYLTSGVAPGSPNAKSTISAASQADWAAKRLVWVPSEKQGFESASIREERGDEVEVELTDSQRKLTLSREEVQRMNPPRFSKVEDMADLTCLNEASVLHNLRERYYSGLIYTYSGLFCVVVNPYKNLPIYTESIVEMYRGKKRHEMPPHIYAISEAAYRSMLQDREDQAILCTGESGAGKTENTKKVIQYLAHVASSHKGGTPGRSKEAMQIDGSRSLTRGSTLVNRGELERQLLQANPILEAFGNAKTVKNDNSSRFGKFIRINFDVAGYIVGANIETYLLEKSRATRQAKDERTFHIFYQFLCGASEQTRADLLLGTADDYRFLSGGSIPVPGQSDSENFTQTMDSMAIMGFNPEESVSMLKVISSVLQLGNITFMKEKNHDQASMPDNTAAQKLCHLLGINVLEFTRAILTPRIKVGREYVQKAQTKEQADFAVEALAKATYERLFRWLVHRVNRALDRRQRQGASFIGILDIAGFEIFQLNSFEQLCINYTNEKLQQLFNHTMFILEQEEYQREGIEWNFIDFGLDLQPCIDLIEKPTHPPGVLALLDEECWFPRATDRSFVEKVSAEQGTHPKFFKSKQPRGEADFSIIHYAGKVDYKADQWLVKNMDPLNDNVASLLHQSSDHFVSELWKEVDRIVGMDQVSTGESSGPVTFGGGGLKTKKGMFRTVSQLYKESLTKLMATLRNTNPNFLRCIIPNHEKKAGKLSPNLVLDQLRCNGVLEGIRICRQGFPNRIPFQEFRQRYEILTPNAIPRTFMDGKQASELMIRALELDHNLYRVGQSKVFFRAGVLGHLEEERDLKITDTIIRFQSTSRGYLARKAFLKKQQQLSALRVMQRNCAAYLKLRNWQWWRLFTKVKPLLQVTRQDEEIQVREAEILKAKDTLTRVEQDYTELDKKYAQLIEEKTVLADQLQAEAELFAEAEDMRAKLANRKQELEEVLGELEARLEEEEERGVQLTNEKKKMQQNVQDLEEQLEEEESARQRLLLEKVTLETKVKSLETDLLTAVEHRDRFSKEKKQLEERLSEVTDQLTEEEEKTKSLNKLKNKQDAVIADLEERLKREEQGRLEQEKWKRRMETESVDTQEQLSDLGMLTAELRGSLSQKEKEITTLQARLEEEGAHRAEAQRSLREAMSQVSELKEEVDNERGMRERAEKQRRDLGEELEALRTELEDTLDTTAAQQELRSRRETELGDLQRRVEEETRRHEAQLSELRIKHSAAIDNLQEQLDNSKRARQSLEKSKALMEEETQNLTAELKSLQTGRTESERGRKRAEGQLQELGARLTQADREKEEREERMHKLQCEIESLTGNLSSIDTKSLRLSKEVNSLENQLHDTKELLQDETRQKMALATRVRALEEEKNGLMERLEEEEERAKELARQIQTHTQQLSEVRKQSEEVTTAVEAGEEMRRKLQRELDSAIQREQQKEEEKERVERQRERLREEIEDMTLALQRERQNCMALEKRQKKFDQCLAEEKSVSARLAEEKDRAEADNREKETRHLALSRALQEVQDQKEELERANKQLRAEMEQLVNQQDDVGKNVHELERTRRSLETEVQSLRVQTQELDEELGEAENSRLRLEVTLQALKAQFEREIGNSEEKGEEKRRALSKQVRELEIQLEEEKSQRSQAVSSRKQLEAELEEAQAQVDTSSRGKEEAMKQLRRLQGQMKEVLRELDESKLTREEVVSQSKDSDKKIQSLEAEVLQLTEELAVSERQKRQAQQERDELADEMVNSSTGKTAMSEEKRRLDARVSQLEEELEEEQTNSELLAERQRKMTLQVETLTVQLQGERTLAQKAEAARDHLEKQNKELKARLGEMEGAVRGKHRLSVAALEAKIESMEEQLEQERQERAIANKLVRKTEKKLKEVMMQAEDERRHADQYREQLDKSMVRLKQLKRQLEEVEEENSRSNAQKRKLQRELEEITDNSQTMMREISSLRNQLSIPEWRPDKRVPLPLALRGRRALVDDFSLENSDSEDPPASPTPSSGLPGTLTPSSDHSLDPPPPYSVNNTE
- the myh14 gene encoding myosin-10 isoform X3; the protein is MSRPTGGGVNDITRYLTSGVAPGSPNAKSTISAASQADWAAKRLVWVPSEKQGFESASIREERGDEVEVELTDSQRKLTLSREEVQRMNPPRFSKVEDMADLTCLNEASVLHNLRERYYSGLIYTYSGLFCVVVNPYKNLPIYTESIVEMYRGKKRHEMPPHIYAISEAAYRSMLQDREDQAILCTGESGAGKTENTKKVIQYLAHVASSHKGGTPGRSKEAMQSLQYGELERQLLQANPILEAFGNAKTVKNDNSSRFGKFIRINFDVAGYIVGANIETYLLEKSRATRQAKDERTFHIFYQFLCGASEQTRADLLLGTADDYRFLSGGSIPVPGQSDSENFTQTMDSMAIMGFNPEESVSMLKVISSVLQLGNITFMKEKNHDQASMPDNTAAQKLCHLLGINVLEFTRAILTPRIKVGREYVQKAQTKEQADFAVEALAKATYERLFRWLVHRVNRALDRRQRQGASFIGILDIAGFEIFQLNSFEQLCINYTNEKLQQLFNHTMFILEQEEYQREGIEWNFIDFGLDLQPCIDLIEKPTHPPGVLALLDEECWFPRATDRSFVEKVSAEQGTHPKFFKSKQPRGEADFSIIHYAGKVDYKADQWLVKNMDPLNDNVASLLHQSSDHFVSELWKEDIQTLPRVYFFDSYATIQANGSDMDRIVGMDQVSTGESSGPVTFGGGGLKTKKGMFRTVSQLYKESLTKLMATLRNTNPNFLRCIIPNHEKKAGKLSPNLVLDQLRCNGVLEGIRICRQGFPNRIPFQEFRQRYEILTPNAIPRTFMDGKQASELMIRALELDHNLYRVGQSKVFFRAGVLGHLEEERDLKITDTIIRFQSTSRGYLARKAFLKKQQQLSALRVMQRNCAAYLKLRNWQWWRLFTKVKPLLQVTRQDEEIQVREAEILKAKDTLTRVEQDYTELDKKYAQLIEEKTVLADQLQAEAELFAEAEDMRAKLANRKQELEEVLGELEARLEEEEERGVQLTNEKKKMQQNVQDLEEQLEEEESARQRLLLEKVTLETKVKSLETDLLTAVEHRDRFSKEKKQLEERLSEVTDQLTEEEEKTKSLNKLKNKQDAVIADLEERLKREEQGRLEQEKWKRRMETESVDTQEQLSDLGMLTAELRGSLSQKEKEITTLQARLEEEGAHRAEAQRSLREAMSQVSELKEEVDNERGMRERAEKQRRDLGEELEALRTELEDTLDTTAAQQELRSRRETELGDLQRRVEEETRRHEAQLSELRIKHSAAIDNLQEQLDNSKRARQSLEKSKALMEEETQNLTAELKSLQTGRTESERGRKRAEGQLQELGARLTQADREKEEREERMHKLQCEIESLTGNLSSIDTKSLRLSKEVNSLENQLHDTKELLQDETRQKMALATRVRALEEEKNGLMERLEEEEERAKELARQIQTHTQQLSEVRKQSEEVTTAVEAGEEMRRKLQRELDSAIQREQQKEEEKERVERQRERLREEIEDMTLALQRERQNCMALEKRQKKFDQCLAEEKSVSARLAEEKDRAEADNREKETRHLALSRALQEVQDQKEELERANKQLRAEMEQLVNQQDDVGKNVHELERTRRSLETEVQSLRVQTQELDEELGEAENSRLRLEVTLQALKAQFEREIGNSEEKGEEKRRALSKQVRELEIQLEEEKSQRSQAVSSRKQLEAELEEAQAQVDTSSRGKEEAMKQLRRLQGQMKEVLRELDESKLTREEVVSQSKDSDKKIQSLEAEVLQLTEELAVSERQKRQAQQERDELADEMVNSSTGKTAMSEEKRRLDARVSQLEEELEEEQTNSELLAERQRKMTLQVETLTVQLQGERTLAQKAEAARDHLEKQNKELKARLGEMEGAVRGKHRLSVAALEAKIESMEEQLEQERQERAIANKLVRKTEKKLKEVMMQAEDERRHADQYREQLDKSMVRLKQLKRQLEEVEEENSRSNAQKRKLQRELEEITDNSQTMMREISSLRNQLSIPEWRPDKRVPLPLALRGRRALVDDFSLENSDSEDPPASPTPSSGLPGTLTPSSDHSLDPPPPYSVNNTE